AGGGCTGAAATGTATAAATCAATTGATAGCATTATCAACGAGGTCATAGCCGTTCTTGACGGCAATCAGCTGTACCAGTTAGAACATTATGTCCCATGTTTGATTCCGCCAAAAGGAGAGACAAGAATCGGTCAATCAGAAAATCCCGAAGGAGTTGTTCTTCAGCTGACAAGAATACATGATATGCCTGATTGGCTCTATGATTTAAAAAAAGAGCAACTTGTCGAGAAGACCGTCGAGAGGCTTAAAAGACATCTGCCGCGGGGGGGTGAGTTCGATGAAAAGTCTGAACAGAAACGTATTTCCCGGCTGTTCGAGGAAATCAGAGGCCTCAGCGATGTGGACTTCATCCTGCAAAAGAAGTTTTATGCCGAAGAGCTTAAAGGTAAATATCTTTCTGGAAAAACGCCCTTGAATCTATCTTTCAAAATTGAAAAATTTCTCTTTGATCCTCTGGTAAGTACCATCCTGGAGGAAAAAATCAGAATCAAACAAACGACCGAAGGAAAAGGTTATTGACAACGCCTGCAGATATTTTATAATAGAAAAAATAGAAAGAAAAGGACACGGAAGTGAACGAAAGGAGGTTTAATGGCTGTCAGATCGTATTTTTATTTTTGTGGGATTTTATTTTTTATCGCTGCCGATTTTATCTTCGCCTTTTCATGGCAGCGTGACTCCGCCTATCTCAATATAAGGTTGAACGACGATACCACTTCCCAGATTCAAAACGAAGAACAGATTGTAATGAACCCTAAGGATACAACCAATATGGTCGCAGTCTGGCGCGATTTCAGATTGGGTTACCGTCAGGTCGCATATGCATACACCTTTGACGGAGGATTAACCTGGGAACAGGCTCTCTTTGAAGAACCGCAATACATCTGGGACAGTGATCCGGGTCTGACTGTCGACACCGCGGGAAACTTCTATGCAGTCATACTTTCCTTCAATTCGACTTCAGAACCCAATGGTCTGTTCGTTTATAAATCGACCGACGGCGGTGTGAGCTGGAGCGGACCGGTTACCGTAATCAACGGAGTGGCGGGGGTCTTTGAAGATAAAGAGCTTATCGCCTGTGACCGTTCAGGAGGTCCATACACGAATAATCTCTATGTTGCCTGGACCCGCTTTTACACCACCCAGATTTTGCTCTGTCGTTCCACTGACGGCGGGAATTCCTTTGTGGGGCCGGTCACGGTGAGTGACAATACCGGTGTGCAGTGGCCTGTTCCCGCAGTCGGACCGAACAGTGAACTCTACGTCGCATGGCTCGATTATTCACCGGGTGCACTCAAACTTGATCTCTCTACAGACGGAGGTCAAACATTCGGCAGCGATCGAGTCATCCAGAACGTCTCTTTTGTTCAGGGATATATAAACGGCAGCATCACTGTATTTTCTTTTCCGGCGATGGATGTCGACATAACAGGCGGACCGAACAACGGTAATATCTATGTTGCATACATGGACTACAGTTCTGGCTACACCGACACCGACATCTATTTTACCCGTTCCACGGACGGCGGCAATACCTGGAGCACAAAGGTAAGAATAAACGACGATCCCCAGAATAACGGCTGCGACCAGTTCCATCCTTGGCTCACAATAACACCGGATGGAGACATCGTCGTCGTCTTCCTCGACCGCAGACTCGACCCTCAGAATCTGCTGATGGACCTCTATCTCACAACTTCGACGGACGGCGGACTCACCTGGTCGGCGAACGAAAGAATCACCACGGTATCCTCAGACCCCACCGCAGGCTTCAGGTCTTTACCTCGGGACATATCGGCTGAAGACCAACCGTTAATCCTTGCCCAGAGAGCCGGACTCATCGGTGAGTATATCGGAGTCACTGCTTCTTCGCTCGAAGACATCCATCCGATATGGACAGACACCAGATTGGGCGACCAGGATGCCTTCGTCGGCGTAAAAGACACCGCCGCCCAATACGCTGAAGAATATCAAAGAACGCATTTAGAATCTTCTGTACTTTCCATTCTGCCGAACCCGTCGTCCGGGAATATCACGATAAAAATCCAGGGGTACGACGGACATCATCCGAAGACGAATCACCTGCGGATCTTTGATATTTCAGGCAGATTAATCAAAACATACTCTGATGTCGGCTCAACCGTGGTATGGAACAGGTATACCGACGACGGTGAATTCGCCCGAAGCGGCGTCTATTTCTGCTCTTTGATGGTGGACGGCACCGTGATAACCCGCAAATTCCTTCTCTTTTGAGCCCTGGAGATCAGCGGAAATAAACCGCTTGACAATTATTAAAATATGAATAGAATGGGACTATGAAGGATTTAACAAAGGTCAAGTTATTTAAATATCTGACTCCTCAGGAAATAGACTGGATGCTCGTCAAGTGGAAAGCAAGAAATGTTCCGGAGAATACGGTTATCGTCAAAGAAGGAACAACCGGCGATGAGATGTATATTATTGAATCGGGTCGTGTGGAGGTGTATTTGACGCGCGGTGATGTGGTTCTTCTGCTTTCAGAACTTCAGGACGCCTCTTTCTTCGGCGAGATGTCGTTGCTTACGGACAAACCACGTTCGGCGACGGTAAAATCGAAGACCGAGTGCCGTCTTCTCACTTTACGAAAACAGAATTTTATGGAGATCGTCAGTGAAAATCCAAAAGTCGCAGCAAAATTCTTATTGGCGATGGGAGAGGATCTCTGCAATCGTATTATGGCAACGAATGCCAATTTAGAAAATTACTTTTTGATAAATCAGGCAATTGTGGATAACGAATCGTTCAGGAACCTATATATCCTGACACA
The candidate division WOR-3 bacterium DNA segment above includes these coding regions:
- a CDS encoding cyclic nucleotide-binding domain-containing protein produces the protein MKDLTKVKLFKYLTPQEIDWMLVKWKARNVPENTVIVKEGTTGDEMYIIESGRVEVYLTRGDVVLLLSELQDASFFGEMSLLTDKPRSATVKSKTECRLLTLRKQNFMEIVSENPKVAAKFLLAMGEDLCNRIMATNANLENYFLINQAIVDNESFRNLYILT
- a CDS encoding T9SS type A sorting domain-containing protein — protein: MAVRSYFYFCGILFFIAADFIFAFSWQRDSAYLNIRLNDDTTSQIQNEEQIVMNPKDTTNMVAVWRDFRLGYRQVAYAYTFDGGLTWEQALFEEPQYIWDSDPGLTVDTAGNFYAVILSFNSTSEPNGLFVYKSTDGGVSWSGPVTVINGVAGVFEDKELIACDRSGGPYTNNLYVAWTRFYTTQILLCRSTDGGNSFVGPVTVSDNTGVQWPVPAVGPNSELYVAWLDYSPGALKLDLSTDGGQTFGSDRVIQNVSFVQGYINGSITVFSFPAMDVDITGGPNNGNIYVAYMDYSSGYTDTDIYFTRSTDGGNTWSTKVRINDDPQNNGCDQFHPWLTITPDGDIVVVFLDRRLDPQNLLMDLYLTTSTDGGLTWSANERITTVSSDPTAGFRSLPRDISAEDQPLILAQRAGLIGEYIGVTASSLEDIHPIWTDTRLGDQDAFVGVKDTAAQYAEEYQRTHLESSVLSILPNPSSGNITIKIQGYDGHHPKTNHLRIFDISGRLIKTYSDVGSTVVWNRYTDDGEFARSGVYFCSLMVDGTVITRKFLLF